AATGTCAGCAAACCCCACTATCAAAAAAACTAGCCTAGTCACTTTTAAGGCTTTCCTCTCAGAATGGCATAGTAAGACCATGCCCTTTTGAGAATACTTCTCATCATGCTCTCTTTcctaatttaaaattgtttcaatacaaaatttgaaagattttgcTGAATGCTTAGACTCAGTTATTTTTACTATAGtagaatttaaaaactatttattaagcactggaTTACATACAAATGTCTATGCTAAACAGGTACAGAAGCAAAGCCAAACCACTCCTTTTCCTCTTGGATATTATATTTCATTGGGGTGATGTGTTGTGTACCCAGAAAAGTAAATGGAAGGGGATTTCAGTATAGAATTTTTAAGTGTTCATTCCATGTAAATGGGGAGAATAGACTCAGTCCCATCCAATGAGGTACCCCAAGGGCACCAAACCACTAATCTTGAtatttgaatattgaaaaataaacagaattgtTTCTCAGGTTAAGTAACTAACAACAAAATCCCCATTTTCCAATTTCCCCCCCAAAGTTCTATCTGTATTTATTCCCTGTATTTATTGGAGTTTTTTGTGCTCTTCCAGATATGTATCAGCAATGACTACCCCAGCTCGCATGTCACCCGTAGAATTCTACATGCCAAGCTCCCCTAAATCACCTCCTTCTGAAATGTCTCCACCCATCTCAAGCTTGACAGTGTCCATGCCATCTGTGGCGGTCAGCCCCTTTGTAGAAGAAGAGCGGCCTCTGCTTCTAGTGACACCTCCACGACTTCGGGAGAAGAAATATGATTCCCACCCCCAACAATTCAACACCTTTCACCACAACCCAGTCCATGAGAGCAATAGCCTACCCCCCAGTCCCTTAAGGATCGTAGAGGATGAGGAGTATGAGACTACTCAGGAGTATGAGACCACCCAGGAGTATGAGCCAGCGCAAGAACCCACAAAGAAACTTGTCAACAGCCGGCGGGCAAAAAGAACAAAGCCCGATGGCCATATTTCTAACAGGTTGGAAATGGACAGCGACACAAGCTCTGAGAGTAGTAACTCGGAAAGTGAAACAGAAGATGAAAGAATCGGAGAAAATACCCCTTTCCTGAGTATACAGACCCAGCTGGCAGCTGGTTTAGAGGCAGCCCCTGCCTTCCGCCTGGCTGACAGCAGGACTAACCCAACCAGCCGCTATTCCGCTCAGGAGGAATTCCAGGCCAGGCTGTCCAGTGTAATAGCTAATCAAGACCCTATCGCTGTATAAAACCTAAATAAACACATAGATTCACgtgtaaaactttattttatataacgAAGTATTCCACCTtaaattaaacaatttattttattttagctgTTCTGCAAATAGAAAAcaggaaaaacttttataaattaaatCTATGTATGTAAAAATGTGTTATGTGCCATATGTAGCAATTTTTTACagtatttaaaaatgagaaagatatcAATGGTGCCTTTATGTTCTGTTGTTATGTTGAGAGCAAGTTTGTCCAGTTACAGTGATTGCTGTTCCACAGTATTTCTGCAAAATTTCCCATGGTCAGTTTTCCTGGCTTCTTGTACATTATGTCATCATGTTGAATGGATGTATCATCCATAAGACTTACCACTGTTCCTCCTTTGGCTTATAGTTGGAACCCAAGTGGGTAAGACTTGTGTTGGTTCACCCATCCAAGTACCATTCTCCTTTGGTAGGAAGTTTTCTTTGCTATCAGGATTTACAATGAGTTATGTCTACTTTATTGGCCAAAGACTTGTTTCACTGAGCATGGAAATAATAGTAGGTCCAGCAGCATGCtacaaaaaattataagaaaaaactgCATCATCATATTTAAAGGCAAGAAGGAATCTcataatttaaaacattaaaaaacccaatactattcagaagaaataattgttCTTATCAGGATCTACTCctgctttctctcttccctccctccctccctccctccctccctccctcccttccttccttccttccttccttccttccttccttccttccttccttccttccttccttccttccttcctacctacctacctacctacctacctacctacctgaCTGTcacccttcctccttcccacaGAGAGcaatggttcttgtcctttcttaAGCAATGAGTCTCATTGCCCATTAAAATGAACCCAATGCTTGACAAGAATGATTGCCAACACTTGCTCTCAGTTTCTAAGGGAATGAATAAGTcaaaaaataaatcctaaataataaaaatattatgattttttaCCTGGAATTGAGGATTGATGATAGCTTCTCAGCTTAAAGGTATATGGAGCTACTAAAGAATAGAAAGTCCCACACAAATAAAAACTTCTATAATTATGCCTAAATGATTTGGAGGATGAAATGATGAAATGTGACCTTTGTAGCAATATTTGTGAGAATATTCCCTTGATCAAGATTTTAAGATGAGTGGACTAATAGAAGAAacaagaagagagagagtgatGCTAAATTAACAAAAAGCATGATTTGACTGAGAAGATAAACAATTCTGCTGCTAGCTCTCTTGCCatcatctcccctccccccattatttttctctaattgacTTTGGATTGAGCCAGCCCCAAATTGTGCATGTTGATTTTTGTCAAGAATATGCAAATGTGCATGTGACATGTGACACCCTTGCACGGGTGATGGCTTATCACTGGAGTGGTTCTGGTGTTGAGAATGCAGCACCTTCCAATATAAGCTCCCAGCTAGCTGCCAGGTCCTTTGCAAATAGATCATGAATTCTTCTTGTCACCTGCATCTGGTTTCTTCCATTCTCATACCCTGGTACAAGGCAGACCCTCTGATGGGGCTCAGTTTTGCAAGTACTCCTGGgttatcaactgaagaatggctgTAGGTATTAACATTCTGAATAAATGTTCATTTCAGGGAgacaaatgggatcacaaacaTCCACGTGCCTTGTTATTAACCTTTTCGGGCTGATTCAAGCTCACAGATCCACTCCACATTTAAAGGGAGCCCTATTTAGAGTAGGGCCACAGtagggaaaaaataatgacttGTTACGGCCTTCAGAGTATTGTGGAGAAAATTTCAACCTAAGCCAGCAAGGATCCCAGGAGAAGGGTCTACTTTTAAATGTCAGGAGAATTGTGTGATGAGATTTTATTTGGAGGTGAATTTACTTTATATACTCACTCAAACTAATAAACCTACAGAGCAACACAGGGTCtgagacagaaataaaagaaaatgtgaagcttTGGCCAGATATTTTGGGTAGGAAAAGAAGGATGAGAACAGCTACTCAGAAGAGCAGCTTAGGTAGCAACTAACCATGTCTTCTAGAGGTTTTGCCAAAGGAGATGGCAGACAGCAGGGCCTTGAAATCACTTATAGCCTAAATTGCtggaatcttctcttttttgctttctaCTTCCCACTTTCCTTTTGCTCAATAGCCTCTCTGTTGGTTTGCCCATCATAAGGATTTCTTGGATCTACAGAATCAGCTGCACTGAGGTCATTGGATCTTGAAGTGATGAAAGACTTTGATAAGGAAAAAAGTTAACCCTAAAGTAACCACCCCAAACTTTTCAGTGATGCCTTGGCAGGATCTGGAAAAATGTTCTGCCCATTCCCATGAGGGATTTGCTAATACTACCTTAGACCTTAATAGAGCTGTATTGAGGCCCTAGATCATTATGATCATATTGATGCTTTTGCCCTGGATATGCCAGCCATTAAACCCAGGTCAAAGTTCATTTGATTCTTCTTGCAAAGATGACACCCAAATTGCCAAACTGCCTAGAATATTAGGAACATAAGATATCAGTATCCTTACCTGAAGTGGCCTATCAGGCCCATGGCTCATTAATGTCTTCTGTTCCCAGGATCAAAGATAATTTCTCTTGAAAAAGGCAAGGTGATTGATCCTGCTGCAAGCATAGAGACCACTCCCAGGGACACCAGGGTGTCCCTTTGATGCTCAATTActgttttatactttcttttctcctaTAACAAGCTCAGTGTACCAACCATCTGCAAGGGGAAATTGAAAGAACCAGCATCCCTGGCTTGCATGGACCTACCCCATATTCTGTGTCAATGCAATTTGCATGGGACCTCAATAAAACTTGCTCCTTGCGAGTTTACTGTAACTGTACCAATCCCATCGGGGATTAACCAATCAATAAAAACACTTATTACACACCTACTGTGTGCAGGGCATACAGTGAAACACATGGGTATGCAATGGAATGTGGTATATGCAAAACCTCCTTTCAGTTAGACCCCCATTTTGTGTCCCTTGCTCCTGCTCCGAGATGTGATTTGTTAAAAAGCATTGCCATGTGCTTTCTCAATGCAATGGCCAGCTTTGCCAGGGATGTCTGTGAATGTGTTCCCCATCAATGTAATGGCATCTCTTTCTTGTCTCCCTATGTATGCGGAGCATGTCCAAGAGGGTCTGCTAAGGGATATAATTTCTCCTTGTGGCCTGTGGTCAAGAGGTAACCAAAACAAAATCTAGTTTTGCCCCTGGGTACTGGTGGGGTTCCACCAACCACATGGATTTCCCTTGTGCAAAGACCTTTGGGATGCTATAACAAAATGCAGACAAACTACAATGGCCACATATCACAATGCCTAGTCTATATTCTTTTGTAAATACATACTGTACATTACTGAGATGTTTCCTTAAATCATTCACTATCCTCCTGAGTTAAAGTCTGTTTGTACTCTCTCAATTTCTTGTCACACTGTAAATAATCCTgatctttaatatttatattcaatCATCTAACACCTAGAGAGAGTCATTTCCCTATGATTTCTGAGATGAATGtcaaaaaatgtttcattgttttatcttttcttttaaattgtaatGTATCcttttatttccatatatatatatatatatttttcttttttaaaaagagtaatttATTGTTCAGGAGAAAGAATGTATCTGTAACGGAAAGTGTTTGAAGAATGCACATTTGGCCCAGAGGTACTGATAAACTAAAGAAGTGATTATCCCAAACACCAGGCCATCAGGAATTGTTGATTTATTTCATTGTTCATGAATCAGCTTCTGTAATAAAGTGACACTCATTGCAGATATGGGTTTGGGATTTAGACACTACACCATGCTAGAAGACTAGCACCTTGGACAgcctcatctgattctcacacTTAGGTTAATCTGGAAATCCTCATTAATGTTATATAGTATCATTTCCCCTGTTCTCTATCATGTTCTTTCATTGCCTACCACCCATCTTACATTACTCATAGTCCCCCAACTTTGTTTAGTGATTAGAATTGTAGAACCTCCTTAAAGAGGGAGTCTGCCATtactgaattacacacacacacacacacacacacacacacacacacacacacacacacacgtacagagacaagagacagaaagagagatcaTTGGATTTAGCTACTGAGCTCCAAGGCTTCTTATCTGGACTCTGATGCTTATCTATTTGACATTGGGTAAatacttccctcccctaccccggggggggggggggggctcaagTTCTTCCCTATAAATTAGGGACTTGACCTAAATGATCTTTAAGACTTTCTATCTTAAAACCTATGGAAAATTGTGGTTAGCAATTTCAGAAGATGACCCCACTGTTCCTAATAGTTTAAAGAACAGGCAGATGCACATCCTGAGGAGCCAGTATCCGATTCAAGGAAACTCAAATGGTGATCCAGGCTACTGAATCATGCATgccaaagaaaaatgcaattattAGGGGAAAATGACCCAAATGACTATAAATTATGGTCCCTTCAAATTGACTTTCCTCTAAAAGAGGCTGATTCAGAGAACTGGAAGTCATGTGGTGTAGGGGAAGAGTACTAGGCCAGCTGCCTGATTGCCTGGCTTGAATCCCTAGCTGTGTCACTTGGAAATGGGTAATGTTAAACTATCACAAGTTTGGGGAGATAGAAA
The Macrotis lagotis isolate mMagLag1 chromosome 3, bilby.v1.9.chrom.fasta, whole genome shotgun sequence genome window above contains:
- the LOC141517357 gene encoding pro-neuregulin-1, membrane-bound isoform-like isoform X3 is translated as MKIQTQEKAEELYQKRVLTITGICIALLVVGIMCVVAYCKTKKQRKKLHDRLRQSLRSERNNMVNMANGPHHPNPPPENVQLVNQYVSKNIISSEHVIERETETSFSASHCTSPAHHSMAATQTPSHSWSNGHTESLVSESHSVLVISSIENSRHTSPAGGPRGRLNGMGGPRDCNSFLRHARETPDSYRDSPHSERYVSAMTTPARMSPVEFYMPSSPKSPPSEMSPPISSLTVSMPSVAVSPFVEEERPLLLVTPPRLREKKYDSHPQQFNTFHHNPVHESNSLPPSPLRIVEDEEYETTQEYETTQEYEPAQEPTKKLVNSRRAKRTKPDGHISNRLEMDSDTSSESSNSESETEDERIGENTPFLSIQTQLAAGLEAAPAFRLADSRTNPTSRYSAQEEFQARLSSVIANQDPIAV
- the LOC141517357 gene encoding pro-neuregulin-1, membrane-bound isoform-like isoform X2 — its product is MFNLFAFEEYQVYPGNMLFLCPFPEAEELYQKRVLTITGICIALLVVGIMCVVAYCKTKKQRKKLHDRLRQSLRSERNNMVNMANGPHHPNPPPENVQLVNQYVSKNIISSEHVIERETETSFSASHCTSPAHHSMAATQTPSHSWSNGHTESLVSESHSVLVISSIENSRHTSPAGGPRGRLNGMGGPRDCNSFLRHARETPDSYRDSPHSERYVSAMTTPARMSPVEFYMPSSPKSPPSEMSPPISSLTVSMPSVAVSPFVEEERPLLLVTPPRLREKKYDSHPQQFNTFHHNPVHESNSLPPSPLRIVEDEEYETTQEYETTQEYEPAQEPTKKLVNSRRAKRTKPDGHISNRLEMDSDTSSESSNSESETEDERIGENTPFLSIQTQLAAGLEAAPAFRLADSRTNPTSRYSAQEEFQARLSSVIANQDPIAV